In Camelus dromedarius isolate mCamDro1 chromosome 24, mCamDro1.pat, whole genome shotgun sequence, one genomic interval encodes:
- the RPUSD1 gene encoding RNA pseudouridylate synthase domain-containing protein 1: MEPGSMENLCVVYRSHDFLVVNKHWDVRIDSKAWRETLTLQKQLRHRFPELADPDTCYGFRFCHQLDFSTSGALCVALNKAAAGSAYRCFKDRRVTKAYLALVRGHVQESRMTVSYSIGKSSTEGRTHTMCIEGTEGCENPKPSLTELVVLEHGLYAGKPVSKVLLQPLTGRTHQLRVHCSALGHPIVGDLTYGQASGQEDQPFRMMLHAFYLRIPTDTECVEACTPDPFVPALDACWSPHTLVQPLDELVQVLRAAPDPDPIDGGLGPCSPSTPLPGPGRPPPPPAKPPETEAQRASCLQWLSEWTLEPDN; the protein is encoded by the exons ATGGAGCCAGGCAGCATGGAGAACCTGTGTGTTGTGTACCGGAGCCATGACTTCCTGGTGGTGAACAAGCACTGGGACGTGCGCATCGACAGCAAGGCCTGGCGGGAGACGCTGACCCTCCAGAAGCAGCTGAGACACCGCTTCCCAGAGCTGGCAGACCCTGACACCTGCTACGGGTTCAG GTTCTGCCACCAGCTGGACTTCTCCACCAGTGGGGCACTCTGTGTGGCTCTGAACAAGGCAGCCGCAGGCAGTGCTTACAGGTGCTTCAAGGACCGACGTGTCACCAAGGCTTACCTGGCTCTA GTGCGGGGGCATGTCCAAGAAAGCCGGATGACCGTCAGCTATTCCATCGGCAAGAGCAGCACAGAAGGCCGGACCCACACCATGTGCATTGAGGGCACAGAGG GCTGTGAGAACCCAAAACCAAGCCTCACGGAGCTGGTGGTCCTGGAACATGGGCTGTATGCAGGAAAGCCTGTCTCTAAAGTGCTGCTGCAGCCCCTCACAG GCCGGACGCACCAGTTGCGCGTGCACTGCAGTGCCCTTGGCCACCCCATCGTAGGGGACCTAACCTATGGCCAGGCCTCAGGCCAGGAGGACCAGCCTTTCCGCATGATGCTCCACGCCTTCTACCTGCGCATCCCCACAGACACTGAGTGCGTGGAGGCCTGCACACCTGACCCCTTCGTGCCTGCCCTTGATGCCTGCTGGAGCCCCCACaccttggtgcagccactggatGAGCTCGTCCAGGTCCTGCGGGCGGCCCCGGACCCTGACCCCATAGATGGGGGCCTTgggccctgcagcccctccaCACCCCTGCCAGGGCCAGGCCGgcccccaccacctcctgccaAGCCCCCTGAGACAGAGGCACAGCGGGCCTCATGCCTGCAGTGGCTGTCGGagtggactctggagccagacaacTGA
- the CHTF18 gene encoding chromosome transmission fidelity protein 18 homolog isoform X2 yields MEDYEWELCGVEDDFHSQFAAELEVLAELEGTAPLSSSSGPRPTVGQLRLTFEEALARGNVATYYSPAGPPGHCKDSARKRQLPADIQGDGPLPSTPKVKRSKLEAARRLNFRPDEMEEPLLPDSLSRDITPPLSPEVPAELWSKGPLDTGADVDLSPAPPATRNPVLRRPPVLEDYVNVTSTCGDRAFLVLRADPLGTGVQSPFLDIRWRGGGQLDLLGVSFASLKEKVDSERRQRLLEEAQRLSETLCSLRSEEEEAQPLGAPEEEVADSRDASQHCLWVDKFAPQHYTELLSDDFTNRCLLKWLKLWDLVVFGRERPARKPRPSVELARGGKETAASSKWKSHEQVLEEMLEAELDPSRRPRQKVALLCGPPGLGKTTLAHVIARHAGYSVVEMNASDDRSPEAFRTRIEAATQMESVLGTGGKPNCLVIDEIDGAPTAAINVLLSILDRKGPQEAEPRGPAMPMGGGRRRRAEEGLLMRPIICICNDQFAPSLRQLKQQALLLHFPPTLPSRLTQRLHEIALQQGMHADRGALAALCEKTDNDIRACINALQFLHGRGQRELSIQAVQTTRIGLKDQRKGLFSVWQEVFQLPRAQRHRVGQDPTLPTHVLLLSDGHAGSEPLAAEAPMTLASQRFYHILHMAASAGEHEKVVQGLFDNFLRLRLRDSSLGAVCAALDWLAFDDLLGQAAHHSQSFQLLRYLPFLPPAFHLLFASSRVPRIAFPSSQQEAQNRMSRTQNLIQTLVSGITPATRSRAAPQALVLDTLCLLLDILAPKLRPVSTQLYSAREKQQLASLVGTMLAYSLTYRQERTPDGQYVYRLEPNVEEVCRFPELPARKPLTYQAKQLIAREVEVEKMRRVEVLARARDSPQVDGDALGAEGPLGSTGEKGAQPPAPYSHKQQLECIMKKATLEEQPERDFFGRVVVRRAAAPSTEDAAPETDTAERRMGTAVGRSDVWFRFKEGVSNAVRRSLYIRDLL; encoded by the exons ATGGAGGACTACGAGTGGGAGCTGTGCGGCGTCGAGGACGACTTCCATAGCCAGTTTGCGGCCGAGCTCGAGGTGCTGGCCGAGCTGGAAG GGACAGCCCCCCTGTCATCCTCCAGTGGCCCCCGGCCCACCGTGGGCCAGCTTCGCCTGACGTTCGAAGAGGCCCTTGCTAGAGGGAATGTTGCCACTTACTACTCTCCAGCTGGACCTCCAGGGCATTGCAAGGACAGTGCCAGGAAGAGGCAGCTGCCCGCTGACATCCAGGGGGACGGACCCCTGCCCTCCA CCCCCAAAGTCAAACGGTCCAAGCTGGAGGCTGCCAGGAGACTGAATTTCAGGCCCGACGAGATGGAAGAGCCCCTGCTTCCTGACTCCCTGAGTCGGGACATCACCCCCCCACTGAGTCCTGAGGTCCCTGCTGAGCTGTGGAGCAAGGG GCCTTTGGACACCGGGGCTGATGTGGATCTCAGTCCGGCCCCACCAGCCACCCGCAATCCTGTCCTGAGGCGGCCCCCTGTCTTGGAGGACTATGTCAACGTGACCTCTACGTGTGGTGACCGGGCCTTCCTGGTGCTGCGGGCTGACCCACTGggcactggggtgcag AGCCCTTTCCTTGATATCCGGTGGCGTGGCGGTGGCCAGCTGGACCTACTGGGTGTGTCCTTTGCCTCCCTGAAGGAGAAAGTAGACAGCGAG CGGCGGCAGCGACTGCTGGAGGAGGCCCAGCGGCTCTCGGAGACACTGTGCAG TCTCAggtcagaggaggaggaagcccaGCCTTTGGGAGCCccggaggaggaggtggctgacAGCCGAGATGCCTCCCAGCATTGCCTCTGGGTAGATAAGTTCGCTCCCCAGCACTACACGGAGCTGCTCAGTGACGAT TTCACTAACCGCTGCCTCCTCAAGTGGCTAAAGCTGTGGGATCTGGTGGTGTTTGGCCGAGAGAGGCCCGCCCGGAAGCCCAGGCCCAGTGTGGAGTTGGCCCGTGGAGGCAAAGAGACTGCGGCCTCCAGCAAGTGGAAGAGCCATGAGCAGGTGCTAGAGGAGATGCTAGAGGCTGAGCTGGACCCAAGCCGGCGGCCCCGACAGAAG GTGGCGCTGCTGTGTgggcccccagggctgggcaAGACCACTCTGGCCCATGTGATTGCACGGCACGCTGGGTACTCCGTGGTGGAAATGAATGCGAG TGACGACCGCAGCCCTGAGGCCTTTCGCACGCGCATTGAAGCGGCTACGCAGATGGAATCAGTGCTGGGCACTGGTGGGAAGCCCAACTGCCTGGTCATCGATGAGATCGACGGGGCCCCCACG GCTGCCATCAATGTTCTCCTGAGCATCCTGGACCGCAAGGGCCCGCAGGAGGCAGAGCCAAGGGGCCCAGCCATGCCCATGGGTGGGGGGCGGCGGCGCCgggcagaggaggggctcctgATGAGGCCCATTATCTGCATCTGCAATGACCA GTTTGCGCCCTCCCTGCGGCAACTGAAGCAGCAGGCTCTTCTGCTCCACTTTCCACCCACTTTGCCCTCCAGGCTCACACAGCGGCTCCATGAG ATTGCCCTGCAGCAGGGCATGCACGCTGACCGAGGTGCACTGGCAGCCCTCTGTGAAAAGACAGACAATGACATCCGCGCCTGCATCAACGCCTTGCAG TTCCTGCATGGGCGGGGCCAGCGGGAGCTGAGTATTCAGGCTGTGCAGACCACACGCATTGGCCTCAAGGACCAGCGCAAGGGGCTTTTCTCTGTGTGGCAGGAGGTCTTCCAGCTGCCCCGGGCCCAGAG GCACCGCGTGGGTCAGGACCCGACCCTACCCACCCACGTGCTTCTGCTCAGTGATGGGCACGCAGGCTCGGAGCCCCTCGCTGCTGAGGCACCCATGACCCTGGCCTCGCAGCGGTTCTACCACATTCTGCACATGGCCGCCTCTGCAGGGGAGCACGAGAAGGTGGTCCAG GGCCTGTTCGACAATTTCCTGCGGCTACGGCTGCGGGACTCCAGCCTGGGCGCTGTGTGTGCAGCCCTCGACTGGCTGGCCTTTGATGACCtgctgggccaggctgcccacCACAGCCAGAGCTTCCAGCTGCTGCGCTACCTGCCTTTCCTGCCCCCAGCCTTTCATCTGCTCTTCGCCTCCAGCCGTGTGCCGAGGATCGCCTTCCCCAGCAGCCAGCAGGAG gcccagaATCGCATGAGCCGGACACAGAACCTGATTCAGACACTAGTGTCAGGCATCACACCAGCCACCCGCAGCCGGGCAGCACCCCAGGCCCTCGTCCTGGACACCCTCTGCCTGCTTCTGGACATCCTCGCACCCAAGCTGCGCCCC GTGAGTACGCAGCTGTACAGCGCCCGAGAGAAGCAGCAACTGGCCAGCCTTGTAGGCACCATGCTTGCTTACAGCCTGACCTACCGCCAGGAGCGCACACCTGATGGGCAGTATGTCTACAGGCTGGAGCC GAATGTGGAAGAGGTCTGCCGCTTTCCCGAGCTTCCTGCCCGCAAGCCCCTCACCTACCAGGCCAAGCAGCTCATTGCCCGCGAGGTTGAAGTGGAGAAGATGCGGCGGGTGGAGGTCTTGGCTCGGGCTAGGGACAGCCCCCAG GTGGACGGAGATGCCCTGGGGGCCGAGGGTCCGCTGGGGAGCACTGGGGAGAAAGGGGCGCAGCCACCTGCCCCATATAGCCACAAGCAGCAGCTGGAGTGCATCATGAAGAAAGCCACTCTGGAGGAGCAG CCTGAGAGGGACTTCTTTGGCCGTGTGGTTGTCAGGAGAGCAGCAGCCCCAAGCACAG AGGATGCAGCTCCTGAGACCGACACAGCTGAACGGCGCATGGGCACTGCGGTGGGCAGGAGCGACGTCTGGTTCCGCTTCAAGGAGGGTGTCTCCAATGCCGTGCGTCGCAGCCTGTACATCAGGGACCTGCTGTAG
- the CHTF18 gene encoding chromosome transmission fidelity protein 18 homolog isoform X1: MEDYEWELCGVEDDFHSQFAAELEVLAELEGTAPLSSSSGPRPTVGQLRLTFEEALARGNVATYYSPAGPPGHCKDSARKRQLPADIQGDGPLPSTPKVKRSKLEAARRLNFRPDEMEEPLLPDSLSRDITPPLSPEVPAELWSKGPLDTGADVDLSPAPPATRNPVLRRPPVLEDYVNVTSTCGDRAFLVLRADPLGTGVQSPFLDIRWRGGGQLDLLGVSFASLKEKVDSERRQRLLEEAQRLSETLCSLRSEEEEAQPLGAPEEEVADSRDASQHCLWVDKFAPQHYTELLSDDARPLFPQFTNRCLLKWLKLWDLVVFGRERPARKPRPSVELARGGKETAASSKWKSHEQVLEEMLEAELDPSRRPRQKVALLCGPPGLGKTTLAHVIARHAGYSVVEMNASDDRSPEAFRTRIEAATQMESVLGTGGKPNCLVIDEIDGAPTAAINVLLSILDRKGPQEAEPRGPAMPMGGGRRRRAEEGLLMRPIICICNDQFAPSLRQLKQQALLLHFPPTLPSRLTQRLHEIALQQGMHADRGALAALCEKTDNDIRACINALQFLHGRGQRELSIQAVQTTRIGLKDQRKGLFSVWQEVFQLPRAQRHRVGQDPTLPTHVLLLSDGHAGSEPLAAEAPMTLASQRFYHILHMAASAGEHEKVVQGLFDNFLRLRLRDSSLGAVCAALDWLAFDDLLGQAAHHSQSFQLLRYLPFLPPAFHLLFASSRVPRIAFPSSQQEAQNRMSRTQNLIQTLVSGITPATRSRAAPQALVLDTLCLLLDILAPKLRPVSTQLYSAREKQQLASLVGTMLAYSLTYRQERTPDGQYVYRLEPNVEEVCRFPELPARKPLTYQAKQLIAREVEVEKMRRVEVLARARDSPQVDGDALGAEGPLGSTGEKGAQPPAPYSHKQQLECIMKKATLEEQPERDFFGRVVVRRAAAPSTEDAAPETDTAERRMGTAVGRSDVWFRFKEGVSNAVRRSLYIRDLL, encoded by the exons ATGGAGGACTACGAGTGGGAGCTGTGCGGCGTCGAGGACGACTTCCATAGCCAGTTTGCGGCCGAGCTCGAGGTGCTGGCCGAGCTGGAAG GGACAGCCCCCCTGTCATCCTCCAGTGGCCCCCGGCCCACCGTGGGCCAGCTTCGCCTGACGTTCGAAGAGGCCCTTGCTAGAGGGAATGTTGCCACTTACTACTCTCCAGCTGGACCTCCAGGGCATTGCAAGGACAGTGCCAGGAAGAGGCAGCTGCCCGCTGACATCCAGGGGGACGGACCCCTGCCCTCCA CCCCCAAAGTCAAACGGTCCAAGCTGGAGGCTGCCAGGAGACTGAATTTCAGGCCCGACGAGATGGAAGAGCCCCTGCTTCCTGACTCCCTGAGTCGGGACATCACCCCCCCACTGAGTCCTGAGGTCCCTGCTGAGCTGTGGAGCAAGGG GCCTTTGGACACCGGGGCTGATGTGGATCTCAGTCCGGCCCCACCAGCCACCCGCAATCCTGTCCTGAGGCGGCCCCCTGTCTTGGAGGACTATGTCAACGTGACCTCTACGTGTGGTGACCGGGCCTTCCTGGTGCTGCGGGCTGACCCACTGggcactggggtgcag AGCCCTTTCCTTGATATCCGGTGGCGTGGCGGTGGCCAGCTGGACCTACTGGGTGTGTCCTTTGCCTCCCTGAAGGAGAAAGTAGACAGCGAG CGGCGGCAGCGACTGCTGGAGGAGGCCCAGCGGCTCTCGGAGACACTGTGCAG TCTCAggtcagaggaggaggaagcccaGCCTTTGGGAGCCccggaggaggaggtggctgacAGCCGAGATGCCTCCCAGCATTGCCTCTGGGTAGATAAGTTCGCTCCCCAGCACTACACGGAGCTGCTCAGTGACGAT GCCAGGCCTCTCTTCCCACAGTTCACTAACCGCTGCCTCCTCAAGTGGCTAAAGCTGTGGGATCTGGTGGTGTTTGGCCGAGAGAGGCCCGCCCGGAAGCCCAGGCCCAGTGTGGAGTTGGCCCGTGGAGGCAAAGAGACTGCGGCCTCCAGCAAGTGGAAGAGCCATGAGCAGGTGCTAGAGGAGATGCTAGAGGCTGAGCTGGACCCAAGCCGGCGGCCCCGACAGAAG GTGGCGCTGCTGTGTgggcccccagggctgggcaAGACCACTCTGGCCCATGTGATTGCACGGCACGCTGGGTACTCCGTGGTGGAAATGAATGCGAG TGACGACCGCAGCCCTGAGGCCTTTCGCACGCGCATTGAAGCGGCTACGCAGATGGAATCAGTGCTGGGCACTGGTGGGAAGCCCAACTGCCTGGTCATCGATGAGATCGACGGGGCCCCCACG GCTGCCATCAATGTTCTCCTGAGCATCCTGGACCGCAAGGGCCCGCAGGAGGCAGAGCCAAGGGGCCCAGCCATGCCCATGGGTGGGGGGCGGCGGCGCCgggcagaggaggggctcctgATGAGGCCCATTATCTGCATCTGCAATGACCA GTTTGCGCCCTCCCTGCGGCAACTGAAGCAGCAGGCTCTTCTGCTCCACTTTCCACCCACTTTGCCCTCCAGGCTCACACAGCGGCTCCATGAG ATTGCCCTGCAGCAGGGCATGCACGCTGACCGAGGTGCACTGGCAGCCCTCTGTGAAAAGACAGACAATGACATCCGCGCCTGCATCAACGCCTTGCAG TTCCTGCATGGGCGGGGCCAGCGGGAGCTGAGTATTCAGGCTGTGCAGACCACACGCATTGGCCTCAAGGACCAGCGCAAGGGGCTTTTCTCTGTGTGGCAGGAGGTCTTCCAGCTGCCCCGGGCCCAGAG GCACCGCGTGGGTCAGGACCCGACCCTACCCACCCACGTGCTTCTGCTCAGTGATGGGCACGCAGGCTCGGAGCCCCTCGCTGCTGAGGCACCCATGACCCTGGCCTCGCAGCGGTTCTACCACATTCTGCACATGGCCGCCTCTGCAGGGGAGCACGAGAAGGTGGTCCAG GGCCTGTTCGACAATTTCCTGCGGCTACGGCTGCGGGACTCCAGCCTGGGCGCTGTGTGTGCAGCCCTCGACTGGCTGGCCTTTGATGACCtgctgggccaggctgcccacCACAGCCAGAGCTTCCAGCTGCTGCGCTACCTGCCTTTCCTGCCCCCAGCCTTTCATCTGCTCTTCGCCTCCAGCCGTGTGCCGAGGATCGCCTTCCCCAGCAGCCAGCAGGAG gcccagaATCGCATGAGCCGGACACAGAACCTGATTCAGACACTAGTGTCAGGCATCACACCAGCCACCCGCAGCCGGGCAGCACCCCAGGCCCTCGTCCTGGACACCCTCTGCCTGCTTCTGGACATCCTCGCACCCAAGCTGCGCCCC GTGAGTACGCAGCTGTACAGCGCCCGAGAGAAGCAGCAACTGGCCAGCCTTGTAGGCACCATGCTTGCTTACAGCCTGACCTACCGCCAGGAGCGCACACCTGATGGGCAGTATGTCTACAGGCTGGAGCC GAATGTGGAAGAGGTCTGCCGCTTTCCCGAGCTTCCTGCCCGCAAGCCCCTCACCTACCAGGCCAAGCAGCTCATTGCCCGCGAGGTTGAAGTGGAGAAGATGCGGCGGGTGGAGGTCTTGGCTCGGGCTAGGGACAGCCCCCAG GTGGACGGAGATGCCCTGGGGGCCGAGGGTCCGCTGGGGAGCACTGGGGAGAAAGGGGCGCAGCCACCTGCCCCATATAGCCACAAGCAGCAGCTGGAGTGCATCATGAAGAAAGCCACTCTGGAGGAGCAG CCTGAGAGGGACTTCTTTGGCCGTGTGGTTGTCAGGAGAGCAGCAGCCCCAAGCACAG AGGATGCAGCTCCTGAGACCGACACAGCTGAACGGCGCATGGGCACTGCGGTGGGCAGGAGCGACGTCTGGTTCCGCTTCAAGGAGGGTGTCTCCAATGCCGTGCGTCGCAGCCTGTACATCAGGGACCTGCTGTAG
- the GNG13 gene encoding guanine nucleotide-binding protein G(I)/G(S)/G(O) subunit gamma-13, which translates to MEEWDVPQMKKEVESLKYQLAFKREMSSKTIPELLKWIEDGIPKDPFLNPDLMKNNPWVEKGKCAIL; encoded by the exons ATGGAGGAGTGGGATGTGCCCCAGATGAAGAAGGAAGTTGAGAGCCTCAAGTACCAGCTGGCCTTCAAGAGGGAGATGTCGTCTAAAACCATCCCTGA GCTCCTCAAGTGGATCGAGGATGGGATCCCCAAGGATCCCTTCCTGAATCCCGACCTGATGAAGAACAACCCGTGGGTGGAGAAGGGCAAGTGCGCCATCCTGTGA